One Pseudomonas abieticivorans genomic region harbors:
- a CDS encoding class I adenylate cyclase: MTRTQEIRPDLEQGIDRQVLSQLRARFLLLNQGRMNRAMDGLSSRQQTVVKLLPLFFHVNHPLLPGYVSGATPAGVSHYEPQADTLAEALRLTRSFSYKARHGNPPRPIHGLFLMGSLGSLAQTEQSDMDVWVCHAPDLGQDELEELRRKCQLLETWAASQGAEAHFFLIDPQRFVKGERDAQLSSEDCGTTQHYLLLDEFYRTALWLAGRTPLWWLVPVYEEPRYAEFTHTLISKRFIRADDTLDLGNLAHIPPGEYIGAGLWQLFKGIESPYKSVLKLLLTEVYASEHPQVVCLSLRFKQSVFANRLDLDELDPYMVVYRRIEEYLKARGETERLELVRRALYLKVNKKLTSLRRQRSQSWQRKLLETLAREWNWDERQLALLDSRSQWKVRQVGSERRALVSELNHSYRFLTQFARTEQTTNLVNTRDLNVLGRRLYAAFERKAGKIEFINPGIAPDLAEDTLTLVQAPNRREPGQFYWGLYNGSLGIYEWEHFAPFKRCRELLDLLAWSHRNGIIDSSTRLALHPGSSDLSESELFNLLGSLQQTVALPLPTVQEERLLRPSVPSEVLLLINVGIDPLKHHRELNVHMTTERTDSLSYAGVRENLVLTLDQVTLNSWNELQTLRFDGPYALLECLRDYLNSLPADLDPPRVRVRCFCHNRAPAIAQRVEALLATAQQLLKQRLNHRYLIQVQQHYHILELSPGQVTHVALATLPALLLYLGNDLASYSPVHLDSHALHGHDLAVVLPQGQPECVQVFYRLHEGRAELYVLDELNSLWHQRLPLHDEQSLLMPLQRFLQSIHYRRAALMPLENLAGAPLETLYYQILPDGPARPRSVEPRLPPLTSVDKPYYDVQAIIGKSAPTQGQVTLYCNQKEFSDLEHGDQLYAMVAREILGQRQDTTRYRCYITDLDLSGLLGEGQPSTHLYLRYKADLERSINIALDRL, translated from the coding sequence ATGACGCGCACCCAAGAGATACGCCCCGACCTGGAACAGGGAATCGACCGTCAGGTTCTCAGCCAGCTGCGTGCGCGCTTTCTTCTGCTCAACCAGGGCCGGATGAACCGCGCCATGGACGGCCTGTCGAGCCGGCAACAAACCGTGGTCAAGTTGTTGCCGCTCTTTTTTCACGTCAACCACCCCTTGCTGCCAGGGTATGTATCGGGGGCGACGCCGGCCGGCGTCTCGCACTACGAGCCGCAAGCTGACACCTTGGCCGAGGCCCTGCGCCTGACGCGCTCATTCAGCTACAAGGCCCGCCACGGCAACCCGCCACGCCCCATCCACGGGCTGTTTTTGATGGGCAGCCTGGGCTCACTGGCGCAGACCGAGCAAAGCGACATGGACGTCTGGGTATGCCATGCACCCGACCTGGGCCAGGATGAACTGGAAGAGTTGCGCCGTAAGTGCCAACTGCTGGAAACCTGGGCGGCCAGCCAGGGCGCCGAAGCACACTTTTTCCTGATCGACCCGCAGCGCTTCGTCAAGGGCGAACGCGACGCCCAACTCAGCTCGGAAGACTGCGGCACCACCCAGCACTACCTGTTGCTGGATGAGTTCTACCGCACTGCGCTGTGGCTGGCCGGGCGCACCCCGCTGTGGTGGCTGGTACCCGTGTACGAGGAGCCGCGCTACGCCGAGTTCACCCACACGCTGATTTCCAAGCGCTTCATTCGTGCAGACGACACCTTGGACCTGGGCAACCTGGCCCACATCCCGCCCGGCGAATACATCGGTGCAGGGCTGTGGCAACTGTTCAAGGGCATTGAGTCACCTTACAAGTCGGTACTCAAGCTGCTGCTGACCGAGGTCTACGCCAGCGAGCACCCCCAGGTGGTGTGCCTGAGCCTGCGTTTCAAGCAATCGGTGTTTGCCAACCGCCTGGACCTCGACGAACTTGACCCGTACATGGTGGTGTACCGCCGCATCGAGGAGTACCTCAAAGCACGTGGCGAAACCGAGCGCCTGGAACTGGTGCGCCGCGCCCTGTACCTGAAGGTGAACAAAAAACTCACCAGCCTGCGCCGGCAACGCAGCCAAAGCTGGCAGCGCAAGCTGCTGGAAACCCTGGCCCGGGAATGGAATTGGGATGAGCGCCAACTGGCCTTGCTCGACAGCCGTAGCCAATGGAAGGTGCGCCAGGTAGGCAGCGAGCGGCGCGCACTGGTCAGCGAACTCAACCACAGCTACCGCTTCCTGACCCAATTTGCCCGCACCGAGCAAACCACCAACCTGGTCAATACCCGCGACCTGAACGTGCTCGGCCGCAGGCTGTACGCAGCCTTCGAGCGCAAGGCCGGAAAAATCGAATTCATCAACCCGGGCATCGCCCCGGACTTGGCCGAAGACACCTTGACCCTGGTGCAGGCGCCCAACCGACGCGAGCCCGGCCAGTTTTACTGGGGCCTGTACAACGGCAGCCTGGGTATCTACGAGTGGGAGCACTTTGCGCCCTTCAAGCGCTGCCGCGAACTGCTCGACCTGCTCGCCTGGAGCCACCGCAATGGGATTATCGACAGCAGCACCCGGCTGGCACTGCACCCGGGCAGCAGTGACCTGAGCGAATCGGAGCTGTTCAACCTGCTTGGCAGCCTGCAGCAAACCGTCGCCCTACCGCTGCCCACGGTGCAGGAAGAGCGCTTGTTGCGCCCCAGCGTGCCCAGCGAGGTATTGCTGCTGATCAACGTGGGCATCGACCCGCTCAAGCACCACCGCGAACTGAACGTACACATGACCACCGAGCGCACCGACTCGCTGAGCTATGCCGGCGTGCGGGAAAACCTGGTGCTGACCCTGGACCAGGTCACGCTCAACAGCTGGAATGAGCTACAAACCCTGCGTTTCGATGGCCCATACGCACTGCTCGAATGCCTGCGCGACTACCTCAACAGCCTGCCAGCGGACCTTGATCCGCCGCGGGTACGGGTGCGCTGCTTCTGTCACAACCGTGCACCAGCCATTGCCCAACGGGTGGAGGCGCTACTGGCCACGGCCCAGCAATTGTTGAAGCAGCGGCTTAATCATCGCTACCTCATCCAGGTGCAGCAGCATTACCACATACTTGAGTTGAGCCCCGGCCAGGTCACCCACGTGGCCCTGGCCACCCTGCCGGCCTTGCTGCTGTACTTGGGCAACGACCTGGCCAGCTACAGCCCGGTGCACCTGGATAGCCACGCCCTACATGGGCACGACTTGGCCGTGGTCCTGCCCCAGGGCCAGCCCGAATGCGTGCAAGTGTTCTATCGCTTGCATGAGGGGCGCGCCGAGCTCTATGTGCTGGATGAACTGAACAGCCTGTGGCACCAACGCCTGCCGCTCCATGACGAACAGAGTCTGTTGATGCCGCTGCAGCGCTTCTTGCAGTCCATCCACTATCGGCGCGCAGCGCTGATGCCGCTGGAAAACCTGGCTGGCGCACCTCTGGAAACCCTGTATTACCAGATCCTGCCCGACGGCCCGGCACGCCCGCGCAGCGTCGAGCCGCGGCTGCCACCACTCACCTCGGTGGACAAGCCGTACTACGACGTTCAAGCAATCATCGGGAAGTCGGCGCCCACCCAGGGGCAAGTCACGCTCTACTGCAACCAGAAGGAATTCAGCGACCTGGAGCACGGCGACCAGTTGTACGCCATGGTCGCCCGGGAAATCCTCGGCCAGCGCCAGGACACCACGCGCTACCGCTGCTACATCACCGACCTGGACTTGTCGGGGTTGCTGGGTGAAGGCCAGCCCTCCACCCACTTGTACCTACGCTACAAGGCCGACCTGGAGCGCTCGATCAATATCGCGCTGGACAGGCTTTAA
- a CDS encoding glutathione S-transferase family protein has product MLKLYGFASSNYFNMVKLVLLEKGLAFEEVLLHGCQNPEILAKSPRGKIPILETPEGFVSETDVIIGYLEEAAGGLPLMPASPFERAQVKALAKEIELYIELPARVCYVEAFFGGRETPAVLKAKARRDLIKGFAALAARGRFCPYVAGAQFTIADVYFLYSVDLAQQVGQKLFGIDLMEAMPKAQALLELLSTRPCVEQVAAGRALDAPLFLARLQAAG; this is encoded by the coding sequence ATGTTAAAATTATACGGTTTTGCGTCCAGCAACTATTTCAACATGGTCAAGCTGGTGTTGCTGGAAAAGGGCCTCGCCTTCGAAGAGGTCCTGCTACACGGTTGCCAGAATCCGGAGATTCTTGCCAAAAGCCCTCGCGGCAAGATCCCGATTCTCGAGACGCCCGAGGGCTTTGTCAGCGAGACCGACGTCATCATTGGCTACCTGGAAGAAGCAGCCGGCGGCCTGCCGCTGATGCCGGCGTCCCCCTTCGAACGGGCGCAGGTCAAGGCATTGGCCAAGGAGATAGAGTTGTACATCGAGCTGCCGGCGCGCGTGTGCTACGTGGAGGCGTTCTTTGGCGGCCGGGAAACGCCTGCGGTGTTGAAGGCCAAGGCCAGGCGCGACTTGATCAAGGGTTTCGCGGCATTGGCGGCACGCGGCAGATTTTGCCCGTATGTGGCCGGAGCGCAGTTCACCATTGCCGATGTCTATTTTTTGTACAGCGTTGATCTGGCGCAGCAGGTAGGCCAAAAACTGTTCGGCATTGACCTGATGGAGGCAATGCCCAAGGCCCAGGCACTGTTGGAGTTGCTATCGACCAGGCCTTGCGTAGAGCAAGTGGCGGCAGGCCGCGCGCTTGACGCCCCGCTATTTCTAGCGAGGCTTCAAGCGGCAGGGTAA
- the argH gene encoding argininosuccinate lyase produces the protein MSTDKTNQSWGGRFSEPVDAFVARFTASVNFDQRLYRHDIMGSIAHATMLAKVGVLTDAERDTIVAGLKTIESEIQAGTFEWRVDLEDVHMNIEARLTDRIGITGKKLHTGRSRNDQVATDIRLWLRDEIDLILGEITRLQKGLLEQAERESATIMPGFTHLQTAQPVTFGHHLLAWFEMLSRDYERLVDCRKRANRMPLGSAALAGTTYPIDRELTCELLGFEAVGGNSLDGVSDRDFAIEFCAAASIAMMHLSRFSEELVLWTSAQFQFIDLPDRFCTGSSIMPQKKNPDVPELVRGKSGRVFGALMGLLTLMKGQPLAYNKDNQEDKEPLFDAADTLRDSLRAFADMIPAIKPKHAIMREAALRGFSTATDLADYLVRRGLPFRDCHEIVGHAVKYGVESGKDLAEMSLEELRQFSDQIEQDVFAVLTLEGSVNARDHIGGTAPAQVMTAVIRGQALLALR, from the coding sequence ATGAGTACTGACAAGACCAACCAGTCCTGGGGCGGCCGCTTCAGTGAACCCGTCGACGCCTTCGTCGCCCGCTTCACCGCATCCGTCAACTTCGACCAGCGCCTCTACCGTCACGACATCATGGGCTCGATTGCCCACGCTACCATGTTGGCCAAGGTCGGCGTACTGACAGACGCAGAACGTGACACGATTGTCGCGGGCCTGAAAACCATCGAAAGCGAAATCCAGGCCGGTACGTTCGAGTGGCGCGTGGACCTGGAAGACGTTCACATGAACATCGAAGCCCGCCTGACCGATCGCATCGGTATCACCGGCAAGAAGCTGCACACCGGCCGCAGCCGCAACGACCAGGTCGCCACCGACATCCGCCTGTGGCTGCGTGATGAGATCGACCTGATCCTGGGCGAGATCACCCGCCTGCAAAAGGGCCTGCTGGAGCAGGCCGAGCGTGAGTCGGCGACCATCATGCCCGGCTTCACCCATTTGCAAACCGCACAACCGGTGACGTTCGGCCACCACCTGCTGGCCTGGTTCGAAATGCTCAGCCGCGACTACGAGCGCCTGGTGGACTGCCGCAAGCGTGCCAACCGCATGCCACTGGGCAGCGCCGCACTGGCCGGCACCACCTACCCGATCGATCGCGAACTGACCTGCGAACTGCTGGGCTTCGAGGCCGTGGGCGGCAACTCGCTGGACGGCGTATCGGACCGTGACTTCGCTATCGAATTCTGTGCCGCGGCCAGCATTGCGATGATGCACCTGTCGCGCTTCTCCGAAGAGCTGGTGCTGTGGACCAGCGCGCAGTTCCAGTTCATCGACCTGCCGGATCGCTTCTGCACTGGCAGCTCGATCATGCCGCAAAAAAAGAACCCCGACGTACCCGAATTGGTGCGCGGCAAGAGCGGTCGTGTGTTCGGCGCGCTGATGGGCCTGCTGACCCTGATGAAAGGCCAGCCGCTGGCCTACAACAAGGACAACCAGGAAGACAAAGAACCGTTGTTCGACGCCGCCGACACCCTGCGCGACTCGCTGCGAGCCTTTGCCGACATGATCCCGGCCATCAAGCCCAAGCACGCGATCATGCGTGAAGCGGCCCTGCGTGGCTTCTCCACCGCCACGGACCTGGCCGACTACTTGGTACGCCGCGGCCTACCGTTTCGCGACTGCCACGAAATCGTCGGCCATGCCGTGAAATATGGCGTTGAAAGCGGCAAGGACCTGGCGGAAATGAGCCTGGAAGAACTGCGCCAGTTCAGCGACCAGATCGAGCAGGACGTATTTGCAGTGCTGACCCTGGAAGGCTCGGTCAATGCCCGCGACCACATTGGCGGCACGGCACCGGCGCAGGTCATGACCGCAGTCATTCGCGGCCAGGCCCTGCTGGCTTTGCGCTAA
- a CDS encoding LytR/AlgR family response regulator transcription factor yields the protein MNVLIVDDEPLARERLSRLVSDLEGYSVLEPSATNGEEALALIDSLKPDVVLLDIRMPGLDGLQVAAKLCEREAPPAVVFCTAHDEFALEAFQVSAVGYLVKPVRPESLLEALKKAERPNRVQLAALTRPAAETGSGPRTHISARTRKGIELIPLDQVIYFIADHKYVTLRHEGGEVLLDEPLKALEDEFGDRFVRIHRNALVARERIERLQRTPLGHFQLFLKGLNGDALIVSRRHVAGVRKMMQQL from the coding sequence ATGAATGTCCTGATCGTTGATGACGAACCCCTCGCCCGCGAACGCTTGAGCCGACTGGTCAGCGATCTCGAGGGCTATAGCGTGCTGGAGCCCAGCGCCACCAATGGCGAAGAGGCCCTGGCACTGATCGACAGCCTGAAGCCGGATGTGGTCCTGCTGGACATACGCATGCCTGGCCTGGACGGCCTGCAGGTGGCCGCCAAACTGTGTGAGCGCGAAGCGCCGCCTGCCGTGGTGTTTTGCACGGCGCACGACGAGTTTGCCCTGGAGGCTTTCCAAGTCAGTGCCGTGGGTTACCTGGTCAAGCCGGTGCGCCCCGAAAGCCTGCTTGAGGCCTTGAAGAAAGCCGAGCGGCCCAATCGCGTGCAGCTCGCCGCGTTGACACGCCCGGCGGCCGAGACCGGCAGCGGGCCACGCACCCATATCAGCGCGCGAACGCGCAAGGGGATCGAGTTGATCCCGCTGGACCAAGTCATCTATTTCATTGCCGACCACAAGTACGTGACCTTGCGCCATGAAGGCGGCGAGGTGTTGCTCGATGAACCCCTGAAGGCGCTTGAGGACGAGTTCGGTGACCGCTTCGTGCGCATCCATCGCAACGCGCTGGTGGCCCGCGAGCGCATCGAGCGATTGCAGCGAACGCCCCTGGGGCATTTCCAGTTGTTCCTCAAGGGGCTCAATGGTGATGCACTGATCGTCAGCCGCCGGCATGTGGCCGGCGTGCGCAAGATGATGCAGCAGCTTTGA
- the rnk gene encoding nucleoside diphosphate kinase regulator: MSTAPNLILTRLDVQRLERLIDSLDEATPGVLALQAELDRAGEVVGHDEVPAGVVTMNSRVHCREELSGKDYHLTLVYPQDAGAQGRVSILAPVGSALLGLTVGEQIDWPAPGGKHLKLTLLGIEYQPEAAGDFAL; encoded by the coding sequence ATGAGCACCGCCCCCAACCTTATCCTCACCCGCCTGGACGTGCAGCGTCTGGAACGCCTTATCGACAGCCTCGACGAGGCTACGCCCGGGGTGCTGGCCCTGCAGGCCGAGCTTGATCGGGCTGGCGAGGTGGTTGGCCATGACGAGGTCCCCGCGGGCGTTGTGACCATGAATTCGCGAGTGCACTGCCGCGAAGAACTCAGCGGCAAGGATTACCACCTGACCCTTGTGTACCCGCAGGATGCCGGGGCGCAAGGCCGGGTATCGATCCTGGCCCCGGTAGGCAGCGCCTTGCTCGGGCTGACGGTGGGCGAGCAGATCGACTGGCCGGCACCGGGCGGCAAACACCTGAAATTGACCCTGCTGGGCATCGAGTACCAGCCTGAGGCAGCGGGTGATTTCGCGCTTTAA
- the cyaY gene encoding iron donor protein CyaY — translation MSLTEARFHDLVDATQQALEELFEDHADDIEISSGLMTIKFDNGSQLIISRQEPLRQLWLAARSGGYHFDYDEESGKWTCEKSEELLGEILFRSTKDQAGVELDFEEI, via the coding sequence ATGAGTTTGACCGAAGCCCGCTTTCACGATCTGGTCGATGCCACCCAACAGGCATTGGAAGAGCTTTTCGAAGATCACGCCGATGACATCGAAATTTCTTCCGGCTTGATGACCATCAAGTTCGATAACGGCAGCCAGTTGATCATCAGCCGCCAGGAGCCTCTGCGCCAGTTGTGGTTGGCGGCGCGTTCCGGCGGCTATCACTTTGACTACGACGAAGAGTCGGGCAAGTGGACCTGCGAGAAGTCTGAAGAGCTGCTGGGCGAAATCCTCTTTCGCTCGACGAAGGACCAGGCCGGCGTCGAGCTGGACTTCGAAGAGATCTGA
- the dapF gene encoding diaminopimelate epimerase has translation MLLRFTKMHGLGNDFMVLDLVSQHAHILPKHAKQWGDRHTGIGFDQLLIVEAPSNPDVDFRYRIFNSDGSEVEQCGNGARCFARFVLDKRLTAKKLIRVETKSGIIQLDIRSDGQICVDMGPPRLVPADIPFQAPAQATSYPLEVDGQTVQVAAVSMGNPHAVLRVDDINNAPVHQLGPKIEHHPRFPARVNVGFLHVVDRQRAQLRVWERGAGETQACGTGACAAAVAAISQGWMESPLLIDLPGGRLSIEWAGPGHPVMMTGPAVRVYEGQVRL, from the coding sequence ATGCTGCTGCGTTTTACCAAGATGCACGGGCTGGGCAATGACTTCATGGTTTTGGACCTGGTCAGCCAGCACGCGCACATCCTGCCAAAGCACGCCAAACAGTGGGGCGATCGCCACACCGGTATCGGCTTCGACCAACTGTTGATCGTCGAGGCGCCGAGTAATCCGGACGTGGACTTCCGCTATCGGATCTTCAACTCCGACGGCTCGGAAGTGGAGCAATGCGGTAACGGTGCCCGCTGCTTCGCCCGCTTCGTGCTGGACAAGCGCCTGACGGCCAAAAAACTCATCCGCGTTGAAACCAAGAGCGGCATCATCCAGTTGGATATCCGCAGCGACGGCCAGATCTGCGTCGACATGGGCCCGCCACGCCTGGTGCCTGCCGATATTCCGTTCCAGGCGCCGGCACAAGCCACCAGCTACCCGTTGGAGGTCGACGGCCAGACCGTGCAGGTCGCCGCCGTGTCCATGGGCAACCCCCATGCCGTGCTGCGCGTGGACGATATCAACAATGCCCCCGTGCACCAATTGGGGCCGAAGATCGAACACCACCCGCGCTTCCCGGCGCGGGTAAACGTCGGTTTCCTGCACGTCGTGGATCGCCAGCGCGCACAATTGCGTGTGTGGGAGCGCGGTGCCGGGGAAACCCAGGCTTGCGGTACCGGTGCCTGCGCAGCCGCCGTGGCGGCCATCAGCCAGGGCTGGATGGAATCACCACTGCTGATCGACCTGCCAGGTGGGCGCCTGTCCATCGAGTGGGCCGGCCCCGGCCACCCAGTCATGATGACCGGCCCCGCAGTACGGGTATACGAAGGACAAGTTCGTCTATGA
- a CDS encoding TIGR02647 family protein produces MSYTPELVAELEILALFNLDNKQEGLKIHHTAAPQAIAATQRLFDKALITQADGGYLTSLGLQAADHAQSLLTILTTKAAEAA; encoded by the coding sequence ATGTCGTATACCCCTGAGCTGGTTGCCGAACTGGAAATCCTTGCACTGTTCAACCTGGACAATAAGCAGGAGGGGCTGAAGATCCACCACACCGCCGCTCCCCAAGCCATTGCCGCCACCCAGCGCCTGTTCGACAAGGCCCTGATTACCCAAGCCGATGGCGGCTACCTGACCAGCCTGGGCTTGCAGGCAGCGGATCATGCCCAATCGCTGCTCACCATACTGACCACCAAGGCTGCCGAAGCCGCCTGA
- the lptM gene encoding LPS translocon maturation chaperone LptM gives MKRLITSLAALVAVACLVTACGQKGPLYLPDDSKSPDDQAKTQSHKHS, from the coding sequence ATGAAGCGCCTGATCACTTCCCTTGCTGCGCTTGTCGCGGTTGCTTGCCTGGTCACTGCCTGCGGTCAAAAAGGCCCGCTGTATCTTCCCGATGACAGCAAATCCCCCGATGACCAGGCAAAGACGCAGTCGCACAAGCACTCTTAA
- a CDS encoding sensor histidine kinase encodes MRIDWFGRPRKAAPVTEFFIPELCEAQALFVLVVLAELLVMVLVLSEPMNPGFNWMRLALTSLFVQWIVLLSAALLCALRPALARLDAGLAGALSCLIVVLLTLAGTAVTDYYQLGGTAPASGEVNRYLRHGLIGLIMSALLLRYFYLQSQWRKQQQAELGARLEALQARIRPHFLFNSLNSIASLVVIDPLKAEQAVLDLSDLFRASLGKPGSVVRWSDELALAKGYLRIEQYRLGERLQLDWRINTIPDDLPIPQLTLQPLLENALIHGVAPRIEGGVVSVEADYIGGEFILCISNPYDEAYVQRASGGTHQALSNIGARLAALFGPRASLSVDRRDGRHFTCLRYPCARLTQESSAI; translated from the coding sequence ATGCGCATCGACTGGTTTGGACGGCCCCGTAAGGCGGCGCCGGTAACAGAATTCTTTATCCCTGAATTGTGCGAAGCGCAGGCACTGTTCGTGCTCGTGGTATTGGCCGAACTCCTGGTTATGGTGTTGGTGCTGTCAGAGCCGATGAATCCCGGTTTCAATTGGATGCGGCTGGCCCTGACCTCGTTGTTCGTGCAGTGGATCGTGCTGCTCTCGGCGGCCTTGCTGTGTGCATTGCGCCCGGCGTTGGCGCGCTTGGACGCCGGCCTGGCAGGGGCGCTGAGTTGCCTGATCGTGGTCTTGCTGACCCTCGCCGGTACCGCCGTTACCGATTACTACCAACTCGGCGGCACCGCGCCCGCCAGCGGCGAGGTAAACCGGTACCTGCGCCACGGCCTGATCGGCTTGATCATGTCGGCGCTGTTATTGCGCTACTTTTACTTGCAGAGCCAGTGGCGCAAGCAGCAACAGGCCGAACTGGGCGCGCGGCTCGAGGCATTGCAGGCACGCATCCGTCCGCACTTCCTGTTCAACAGCCTAAACAGTATCGCGAGCCTGGTGGTGATCGACCCGCTCAAGGCCGAGCAGGCGGTGCTGGACCTTTCCGATCTGTTCCGGGCCAGCCTGGGCAAGCCGGGAAGCGTGGTGCGCTGGAGTGATGAGCTGGCGCTTGCGAAAGGATATTTGCGGATTGAGCAATATCGGCTCGGCGAGCGTCTACAGTTGGACTGGAGGATCAACACAATTCCCGATGACTTGCCGATTCCACAGCTAACCTTACAACCACTGCTGGAAAATGCGCTGATACATGGCGTTGCCCCGCGCATCGAAGGTGGGGTGGTCAGCGTCGAAGCCGACTATATAGGGGGAGAGTTCATATTGTGCATCAGCAATCCCTACGACGAAGCCTATGTGCAGCGGGCTTCGGGCGGTACTCATCAGGCACTGTCAAATATTGGTGCCCGACTTGCGGCACTTTTTGGCCCTCGCGCGAGTCTTAGCGTGGATCGCCGTGACGGTCGTCACTTCACCTGTCTACGCTATCCTTGTGCGAGACTCACGCAGGAATCCAGCGCAATATGA
- a CDS encoding DUF484 family protein, whose protein sequence is MTDQPQAPAKKLSEPTSDGLKPVLEADAVAEFLHANPDYFVEREDLLLSLRLPHQRGDTVSLVERQMKLLRDRNIEMRHRLSQLMDVARDNDRLFEKTRRLILDVLDASSLEEVVICVEDSLRQEFQVPFVSLILFSEIATPVGRWVSSGDAQQAIGGLLSSGKTVSGNLRDHELDFLFGEEQRKQVGSTAVVALVHQGLHGVLAIGSRDPQHYKSSVGTLFLSYIAEILGRVLPRHTSALRSVR, encoded by the coding sequence ATGACCGACCAGCCTCAGGCTCCCGCCAAAAAGCTCAGTGAGCCTACCTCCGACGGCTTGAAGCCAGTACTTGAGGCTGACGCCGTCGCAGAGTTCCTGCACGCCAACCCGGACTATTTCGTGGAGCGCGAAGACCTGCTGCTAAGCCTTCGCCTGCCACACCAACGGGGCGACACCGTGTCGTTGGTAGAGCGGCAGATGAAATTGCTGCGCGACCGCAACATCGAGATGCGCCATCGCCTGTCGCAACTGATGGACGTGGCCCGGGACAATGATCGCCTGTTCGAGAAAACCCGCCGGCTGATCCTCGACGTGCTGGACGCCAGCAGCCTGGAAGAAGTGGTGATTTGCGTCGAAGACAGCTTGCGCCAGGAATTCCAGGTGCCCTTTGTCAGCCTGATCCTGTTCAGCGAGATCGCTACCCCCGTGGGCCGCTGGGTCAGCAGCGGCGACGCCCAGCAAGCCATCGGTGGGCTTTTGTCGAGCGGCAAGACCGTCAGCGGCAACCTGCGTGATCACGAACTGGACTTCCTGTTTGGCGAAGAGCAGCGCAAGCAGGTCGGCTCCACGGCAGTGGTCGCCCTGGTCCATCAAGGCCTGCATGGCGTGCTGGCCATCGGCAGCCGCGACCCGCAGCACTACAAGAGCTCGGTGGGCACGCTGTTCCTCAGCTACATCGCCGAAATACTGGGCCGCGTACTGCCTCGCCATACCAGCGCCCTGCGCTCGGTTCGCTAG
- a CDS encoding DUF1289 domain-containing protein, with amino-acid sequence MNASVDKPRPPKPLYSNVSPAVPSPCISLCRLDEQKVCLGCFRHVEDIREWRAADDQRRRQICENAAQRRQSAQ; translated from the coding sequence GTGAACGCTTCCGTGGACAAGCCGCGCCCGCCCAAGCCGCTGTACAGCAACGTCAGCCCGGCCGTACCGTCGCCGTGCATCAGCCTGTGCCGGCTGGACGAGCAAAAAGTCTGCCTGGGCTGTTTTCGCCATGTCGAAGACATCCGCGAGTGGCGTGCGGCCGACGATCAGCGTCGGCGGCAAATTTGCGAGAATGCCGCGCAACGCCGCCAATCGGCTCAGTGA